One genomic window of Pseudomonas chlororaphis subsp. piscium includes the following:
- a CDS encoding TonB-dependent receptor, with product MSLFVPGRSPLSLALLLALNALPAWAATTPFNLPAGPLDQTLLQISRQTGLPISFEQKLVSGRYAPAIQGQLDQHQALTLALQDSGLKEQQDTQGVTITADTSTASSTPAFAEPTTQLQRVEVTGTAIRRVDAETAVPVTVLRVEKLREQGVTTTEELINRISANQSSVGSGRSVGSSSGGAAYADLRGIGPNKTLVLLNGRRLSNNATNAINGSGVDLNTIPFAAIDRVEVLRDGASALYGTDAIGGVINFITKKSLTRGQVSTSYDTPTHFGGGQSKNFSGSWGIGDLEEDRFNVFGVVSYDKQERLAAKDRGYTYNYQPGRGLDYTSGTASPANWSQGANATHPLAGSGCNAPGLLSRNGICRQSLWSYLDLVPETEKTSAFAKATGKLSDDHNVSLEYFWARNENRTQIGPGTLMGNQVNPGTAFYPGNGITPGPSGFALDPTQPVAANWRETDVGARRHEDDNTGQRLLLTFDGSVSGWDYNIGASYNQNKVVSTIRSGYVNDVAVSQGIANGVINPFGPQTAAGSALLAANTVDGDYATAVGRVKVIDGRVSREIGDWFGSGPSALALGGEYRKEDFHQDFAQFAGNVQSLGIDPNGSVSGDRSVQAQYAELNVPVLDSLELTAAIRHDKYSDFGSTTNPKYSFRFQPFKELVLRGAYSEGFRAPSLYELYNPTFTTFTNANYNDPRLCPGGTPANGGIGNRDCAQQFNRSTGGNTELKPETARNVTFGFVYQPFDRLNAGLDFWWIKLANQIAEFPESAPFDNPDLYADRLVRKADGSIDHVVTGMDNLGKLKTSGVDVSLDYRLPANAWGEFGLGLQGTYVTRYDYQQQLKGEYIDKLGDFRGGDFASAGAVARWRHSLTATWNQGPLGATLTNRYTSGYHDSDRDSHNRVGSYNIWDLAGTYTWRQALGVTLGVKNLFDREPPFSNQTYTFQSGYDPRYSDPFGRTLYTRLSYNF from the coding sequence ATGAGTCTGTTCGTACCCGGTAGATCCCCTTTGAGCCTGGCCTTGCTGCTGGCGTTGAATGCGTTGCCGGCCTGGGCCGCGACCACCCCGTTCAACCTGCCCGCGGGGCCGCTGGACCAGACCTTGCTGCAGATTTCCCGGCAGACCGGCCTGCCGATTTCCTTCGAGCAGAAGCTGGTGAGCGGCCGTTATGCGCCGGCGATCCAGGGCCAGCTCGACCAGCACCAGGCGCTGACCCTGGCGTTGCAGGACAGCGGCCTGAAGGAGCAGCAGGACACCCAGGGCGTGACCATCACGGCGGACACCAGCACCGCCAGCAGCACCCCGGCGTTCGCCGAGCCCACCACCCAGTTGCAGCGGGTGGAAGTGACCGGCACCGCGATCCGCCGGGTGGATGCCGAGACCGCGGTACCGGTCACCGTGCTGCGAGTGGAGAAGCTACGCGAGCAGGGTGTGACCACCACCGAAGAGCTGATCAACCGGATTTCCGCCAACCAGTCCTCGGTCGGTTCCGGGCGCTCGGTGGGCTCCAGCAGCGGCGGGGCGGCCTATGCCGACCTGCGCGGCATAGGCCCGAACAAGACCCTGGTGCTGCTCAACGGCCGGCGCCTGAGCAACAACGCGACCAACGCCATCAACGGCTCCGGGGTCGACCTCAACACCATTCCCTTCGCCGCTATCGACCGGGTCGAGGTGCTGCGCGACGGCGCGTCCGCGCTGTACGGCACCGACGCCATCGGCGGGGTGATCAACTTCATCACCAAGAAGAGCCTGACCCGTGGCCAGGTCAGCACCAGCTACGACACCCCGACCCATTTCGGTGGTGGCCAGAGCAAGAACTTCAGCGGCAGCTGGGGCATCGGCGACCTGGAAGAAGACCGCTTCAACGTGTTCGGCGTGGTCAGCTACGACAAGCAGGAGCGCCTGGCCGCCAAGGACCGTGGCTACACCTACAACTACCAGCCCGGCCGGGGCCTGGACTACACCTCCGGCACCGCCTCGCCGGCCAACTGGAGCCAGGGCGCCAATGCCACCCACCCGCTGGCCGGTTCCGGCTGCAACGCGCCGGGGCTGCTGTCGCGCAACGGCATCTGCCGCCAGAGCCTGTGGAGCTACCTGGACCTGGTGCCGGAAACCGAAAAGACCTCGGCCTTCGCCAAGGCCACCGGCAAGCTCAGTGACGATCACAACGTTAGCCTCGAATACTTCTGGGCGCGCAACGAGAACCGCACCCAGATCGGTCCCGGCACCCTGATGGGCAACCAGGTCAACCCGGGCACGGCGTTCTACCCGGGCAATGGCATCACCCCGGGGCCCAGCGGCTTTGCCCTCGACCCGACGCAACCGGTGGCGGCCAACTGGCGGGAAACCGATGTCGGCGCCCGCCGTCATGAAGACGACAACACTGGCCAGCGCCTGCTGCTGACGTTCGACGGCAGTGTCTCCGGCTGGGATTACAACATCGGCGCCTCGTACAACCAGAACAAGGTGGTCAGCACCATCCGCAGCGGCTACGTGAACGATGTGGCGGTGTCCCAGGGCATCGCCAATGGCGTGATCAACCCCTTCGGCCCGCAGACCGCGGCGGGCAGCGCGCTGTTGGCGGCCAATACGGTGGACGGCGATTACGCCACGGCGGTCGGGCGGGTCAAGGTCATCGACGGGCGGGTCAGCCGCGAGATCGGCGACTGGTTCGGCTCGGGCCCATCGGCCCTGGCCCTGGGCGGCGAGTACCGCAAGGAGGACTTCCACCAGGATTTCGCCCAGTTCGCCGGCAATGTGCAGAGCCTGGGCATCGACCCCAACGGCAGCGTGTCGGGCGACCGCAGCGTGCAGGCGCAATATGCCGAACTCAACGTGCCGGTGCTCGACAGCCTGGAGCTGACGGCGGCGATCCGGCATGACAAATACAGCGACTTCGGCAGCACCACCAACCCCAAGTATTCGTTCCGTTTCCAGCCGTTCAAGGAGCTGGTGCTGCGCGGCGCCTACAGCGAAGGTTTCCGCGCGCCGTCGCTGTATGAGCTGTACAACCCGACCTTTACCACCTTCACCAACGCCAACTACAACGACCCGCGGCTGTGCCCCGGCGGTACCCCGGCCAATGGCGGGATCGGCAATCGTGACTGCGCCCAGCAGTTCAACCGCAGCACCGGCGGCAATACCGAGCTGAAGCCGGAGACCGCGCGTAACGTGACATTCGGCTTCGTCTATCAGCCGTTCGACCGGCTCAACGCCGGGCTGGATTTCTGGTGGATCAAGCTCGCCAACCAGATCGCCGAGTTTCCCGAGTCGGCGCCGTTCGACAACCCCGACCTGTACGCCGACCGCCTGGTGCGCAAGGCCGACGGCTCCATCGATCACGTGGTCACCGGCATGGACAACCTGGGTAAGCTCAAGACCAGCGGGGTCGACGTCAGCCTCGACTACCGCCTGCCGGCCAATGCCTGGGGCGAGTTCGGCCTGGGGCTGCAAGGCACCTACGTCACCCGCTACGACTACCAGCAACAGCTCAAGGGCGAATACATCGACAAGCTGGGGGATTTTCGCGGCGGCGACTTCGCCTCGGCCGGCGCGGTGGCACGCTGGCGCCATAGCCTGACCGCGACCTGGAACCAGGGGCCGCTGGGCGCGACCCTGACCAACCGCTACACCAGCGGTTACCACGACTCCGATCGCGACAGCCATAACCGTGTCGGCTCCTACAACATCTGGGACCTGGCCGGCACCTACACCTGGCGCCAGGCCCTGGGCGTGACCCTCGGGGTGAAGAACCTGTTCGACCGCGAGCCGCCGTTCAGCAACCAGACCTACACCTTCCAGAGCGGCTACGACCCACGCTACTCGGACCCGTTCGGAAGGACCTTGTACACGCGGCTCAGTTACAACTTCTGA
- a CDS encoding TonB-dependent receptor: protein MHSSILFHPQRRPLACLSLALALAFGACGSAAWAQQAETRPITFDISAGPLDEVLLDISRQTGVPISFSQDLVQGKRSPAIRGALGGQQAVDKALQGSGLEAQHSEQGLTIRNAPASAKASPKVSAVAPVRAADPQLEKVTVTGSRIARGQSDGATPVNVITHEEMEARGYRNVYDALATQTQNTGMTQGEDYGNTFQPAASALNLRGLGPNHTLVLINGRRVADYPTAYDGRVNFTNLANIPSAIIDRIEILSSGASAIYGSDAIAGVVNIILKEKASGIDVNLRGGTTERGGGDNQRLQISGGGSWGNFDGLFGLELTQRDPIWNDDRGFMKNGPVQDVGYRRNLDTGKYIGPGCGAYPGVFGNHLSGSGGRCTTDQSYNDYRTLQTQKENYDGYTRGTWHFSDSGKAFADLMYGLDHIQNNTRGPSFTSPDFINQNSGNLERWFRRFSEEEIGGRTSNNSKWRDTSWTGTLGLSDRIADTAWSYELAANRSEYRSVRTTRYTPSATIRDFYLGPQLGEQGGYPVFAPDASRLDRPLTEEEWRQFRRNLSQTSKSVSQSYNASLNGELFDLPAGPVGFAGILELGKQEYRIDPDDGLNDGSFYGTTPAQSSGGSRKRYAAGGEFSVPISDSLLASLAGRWDQYKFSGRTEQQKTYNLGLEWRPLNSLLLRGSYGTSFRAPDLNYIYQADTNGYIPDQIDYYGCSQGVEGTCDRGRVDYTQSGTADLKSERGKSWTYGFVWSPSRNFDVSVDYWRVQIEDLLTTVDQNRLLQEENACRSGAMDINSAACQATLARIQRNPGTAAVDPNRLQRVQLNAINAASERVSGLDLKSNIRWGAGEYGAFSSTLGYTLVLSHYYKESDDAPTQDWRVDRSNHDWRSKANASLTWDYQHYTATLLGIRYGSVTNGSADGRVSPWTVFNASARYKVNDRASVGLTVNNLLNQVKRDDSAGWPYYPVGNYDPYGRQWWLDLSYHFGG, encoded by the coding sequence ATGCACTCATCGATCCTTTTCCACCCGCAGCGCCGACCACTGGCGTGCCTGTCACTGGCGTTGGCCCTGGCGTTCGGCGCTTGTGGCAGCGCTGCCTGGGCCCAGCAGGCAGAGACCAGGCCGATCACCTTCGACATTTCCGCCGGCCCGCTGGACGAGGTGCTGCTGGATATCTCGCGGCAGACCGGGGTGCCGATTTCCTTCAGCCAGGACCTGGTGCAGGGCAAGCGCAGCCCGGCCATTCGTGGCGCCCTGGGCGGCCAGCAGGCGGTGGACAAGGCCCTGCAAGGCAGTGGCCTGGAGGCTCAGCACAGCGAGCAGGGGCTGACCATTCGCAACGCCCCGGCCAGTGCCAAGGCCAGCCCTAAAGTCAGCGCCGTGGCGCCGGTTCGCGCGGCGGACCCGCAACTGGAAAAAGTCACGGTGACCGGCTCGCGCATCGCCCGCGGCCAGTCCGACGGCGCCACCCCGGTGAACGTCATCACCCATGAGGAGATGGAGGCCCGCGGTTACCGCAACGTCTACGATGCCCTGGCGACCCAGACACAAAACACCGGCATGACCCAGGGCGAGGACTACGGCAACACCTTCCAGCCCGCGGCCAGCGCCCTCAACCTGCGGGGGCTGGGGCCCAACCACACGCTGGTGCTGATCAACGGCCGGCGAGTGGCGGACTACCCGACGGCCTATGACGGCCGGGTCAATTTCACCAACCTGGCCAATATTCCTTCGGCGATCATCGACCGCATCGAGATTCTCAGCAGCGGCGCCTCGGCGATCTACGGTTCCGATGCGATCGCCGGGGTGGTCAACATCATCCTCAAGGAGAAGGCCAGCGGCATCGACGTCAACCTGCGTGGCGGTACCACCGAGCGTGGTGGCGGCGACAACCAGCGCCTGCAGATCAGCGGCGGTGGCAGCTGGGGGAATTTCGACGGCCTGTTCGGCCTGGAGCTGACCCAGCGCGATCCGATCTGGAACGACGATCGCGGCTTCATGAAAAACGGGCCGGTCCAGGATGTCGGTTACCGGCGCAACCTCGACACTGGCAAGTACATCGGCCCCGGTTGCGGCGCCTATCCGGGGGTCTTTGGCAATCACCTCAGCGGCAGCGGCGGGCGCTGCACCACCGACCAGTCCTACAACGATTACCGGACCCTGCAGACGCAAAAGGAAAACTACGACGGCTACACCCGTGGCACCTGGCATTTCAGCGACAGCGGCAAGGCCTTCGCCGACCTGATGTATGGCCTGGACCATATCCAGAACAACACCCGCGGGCCGAGCTTCACCTCGCCGGATTTCATCAACCAGAACAGCGGCAATCTGGAGCGCTGGTTCCGGCGTTTCTCCGAGGAGGAAATCGGCGGCCGCACCAGCAACAACAGCAAGTGGCGCGACACCTCCTGGACCGGCACCCTGGGTCTGTCCGACCGGATCGCCGACACGGCCTGGAGCTATGAGCTGGCGGCCAACCGTTCGGAGTACCGCAGCGTGCGCACCACCCGCTATACCCCGTCGGCCACTATCCGCGATTTCTACCTGGGCCCGCAGTTGGGCGAGCAGGGTGGTTATCCAGTGTTCGCCCCGGATGCCTCGCGCCTTGACCGGCCGCTGACCGAGGAGGAGTGGCGGCAGTTTCGCCGCAACCTGAGCCAGACCAGCAAGTCGGTGTCGCAGAGCTACAACGCCTCGCTCAATGGCGAGCTGTTCGACTTGCCAGCCGGGCCGGTGGGCTTCGCCGGCATCCTGGAACTGGGCAAGCAGGAATACCGCATCGACCCGGACGACGGGCTCAACGACGGCAGCTTCTACGGCACCACCCCGGCGCAGAGCTCCGGTGGCTCACGCAAGCGCTACGCCGCCGGCGGCGAGTTCAGCGTGCCGATCAGCGACAGCCTGCTGGCGTCGCTGGCGGGACGCTGGGACCAATACAAATTCAGCGGTCGCACCGAGCAACAGAAGACCTACAACCTGGGCCTGGAATGGCGCCCGCTGAACAGCCTGCTGTTGCGCGGCAGCTACGGCACCAGCTTCCGCGCCCCGGACCTGAACTACATCTACCAGGCCGACACCAACGGCTACATACCGGACCAGATCGACTACTACGGTTGCAGCCAGGGCGTGGAGGGCACCTGCGATCGCGGGCGGGTGGACTACACCCAGAGCGGCACCGCCGACCTCAAGTCCGAGCGGGGCAAGTCCTGGACCTACGGTTTTGTCTGGTCGCCGTCGCGCAACTTCGATGTGTCGGTGGATTACTGGCGCGTGCAGATCGAAGACCTGCTGACCACCGTCGACCAGAACCGCCTGCTGCAGGAAGAGAACGCCTGCCGCAGTGGTGCCATGGACATCAACTCGGCCGCTTGCCAGGCGACCCTGGCGCGGATCCAGCGCAACCCGGGCACTGCCGCGGTGGACCCGAACCGCTTGCAGCGGGTGCAGCTCAACGCGATCAACGCCGCCAGCGAACGGGTCAGCGGGCTCGACCTGAAAAGCAATATCCGCTGGGGCGCCGGGGAGTACGGGGCCTTCAGTTCGACCCTGGGCTACACCCTGGTGCTCTCGCATTACTACAAGGAATCGGACGACGCACCGACCCAGGACTGGCGCGTGGACCGCAGCAATCACGACTGGCGCAGCAAGGCGAACGCCAGCCTGACCTGGGATTACCAGCACTACACCGCAACCCTGCTGGGCATCCGCTACGGCAGCGTCACCAACGGCAGCGCCGACGGGCGCGTGTCGCCCTGGACGGTGTTCAACGCCAGCGCCCGCTACAAGGTCAACGACCGCGCCAGCGTCGGCCTGACCGTCAACAACCTGCTGAACCAGGTCAAGCGCGACGACTCCGCCGGCTGGCCGTATTACCCCGTCGGCAACTACGACCCCTATGGCCGGCAGTGGTGGCTGGATCTGAGCTATCACTTTGGCGGTTGA
- a CDS encoding FecR domain-containing protein: MSRPRANEALVDEAAQWMALLQSGQMNAQECQAFHDWRAADPQHEQIIALMGGGLGALRSQALRNLSRDSLLHSLNAPSSRRRFIGGSLSVMALALAATLLGRRYGLLPEAGALYTGTGERRDFTLADGSALTLNARSQVVTRFDAQQRLLQLRNGQLLVDVAKEPQRPFVVETEHGRMRALGTKFLVERGEDWTRLVMLHSQVEVLTASGARQVVEAGESLRFDGQRLLLLERAKGHESAWTSGVFEARDRPLSEVVDSLRGYRRGIIRLSPQVADLRLSGIYPLDDSDRSLQLLERSLPIRVSYHSSYWVSIEPR, encoded by the coding sequence ATGAGCCGTCCGCGCGCGAACGAGGCGCTGGTGGATGAAGCCGCGCAATGGATGGCGCTCCTGCAATCGGGGCAGATGAACGCCCAGGAATGCCAGGCATTCCACGACTGGCGCGCCGCCGACCCCCAGCACGAGCAGATCATCGCGCTGATGGGCGGTGGCCTGGGGGCGTTGCGCAGCCAGGCCTTGCGCAACCTGTCCCGGGACAGCCTGCTGCACAGCCTGAATGCGCCGTCGAGCCGCCGGCGCTTTATCGGCGGCAGCCTGAGTGTGATGGCCCTGGCCTTGGCCGCGACCTTGCTCGGCCGACGCTACGGCCTGCTGCCCGAGGCGGGCGCCCTGTACACCGGCACCGGCGAGCGCCGCGACTTCACCCTGGCCGACGGCAGCGCCCTGACCCTCAATGCCCGCAGCCAGGTCGTGACCCGTTTCGATGCCCAACAGCGGCTGTTGCAGTTGCGCAACGGACAGTTGCTGGTGGACGTGGCCAAGGAACCGCAGCGCCCCTTCGTGGTGGAAACCGAACACGGGCGCATGCGGGCCCTGGGCACGAAGTTCCTGGTGGAGCGCGGCGAGGACTGGACGCGCCTGGTGATGCTGCACTCGCAGGTCGAGGTGCTCACCGCCAGTGGCGCACGGCAGGTGGTCGAGGCTGGCGAAAGCCTGCGTTTCGACGGGCAGCGGCTGTTGTTGCTGGAGCGTGCCAAGGGCCATGAAAGCGCCTGGACCTCGGGGGTATTCGAGGCCCGCGACCGGCCCCTGAGCGAGGTGGTCGACAGCTTGCGTGGCTACCGGCGCGGCATCATCCGCCTCAGCCCCCAGGTGGCCGACTTGCGCTTGAGCGGCATCTACCCGCTGGACGACAGCGACCGCAGCCTGCAGCTGCTCGAGCGTTCGCTGCCAATCCGCGTCAGCTACCACAGCTCGTACTGGGTCAGCATCGAGCCGCGCTGA
- a CDS encoding sigma-70 family RNA polymerase sigma factor yields MGANQSPHYSLIGQMFKRDYQWLCASVGRVLGCHHSAQDIASETFVRVLALPDPAAIREPRALLTTIARRLVYEGWRRQDLERAYLESLALAPTPVHPSPEERALVIEALLAVDRLLNGLSAKAKAAFLYHQLDGLTYAEIGQQLGVSTSRVQQYMAEAFKRCYQAMVDA; encoded by the coding sequence ATGGGTGCGAATCAGAGCCCTCATTACTCACTGATCGGGCAGATGTTCAAACGCGACTATCAGTGGCTGTGCGCCTCGGTGGGTCGCGTCCTGGGCTGCCATCACAGCGCCCAGGACATCGCCTCGGAAACCTTCGTGCGGGTGCTGGCCCTGCCGGACCCTGCGGCCATCCGCGAGCCTCGGGCGCTGCTGACCACCATTGCCCGGCGCCTGGTCTACGAAGGCTGGCGACGCCAGGACCTGGAGCGCGCCTACCTGGAAAGCCTGGCCCTGGCGCCGACGCCGGTGCACCCGTCACCCGAGGAGCGGGCACTGGTGATCGAAGCGCTGCTGGCGGTGGACCGCTTGCTCAACGGTTTGTCCGCCAAGGCCAAGGCAGCCTTTCTCTACCATCAGCTCGACGGCTTGACCTACGCCGAAATCGGCCAGCAGCTGGGGGTGTCCACCAGTCGCGTCCAGCAGTACATGGCCGAGGCGTTCAAGCGGTGTTATCAGGCGATGGTCGACGCATGA